One stretch of Hevea brasiliensis isolate MT/VB/25A 57/8 chromosome 12, ASM3005281v1, whole genome shotgun sequence DNA includes these proteins:
- the LOC110661325 gene encoding alcohol dehydrogenase-like 7, with protein MASEKLPTAGNPIRCKAAVCRKPGEPLVLEEIVVAPPYRHEARIRIICTSLCQSDITFWKLKDFPAVFPRILGHEAIGVVESVGEDIDEVKEGDTVIPTFMSDCGDCTDCRSKKSNLCSKLPFKVSPWMPRYESSRFTDLNGEVLYHFLFVSSFSQYTVVDVAHLTKIDPSIPPNRACLLSCGVSTGVGASWRTANVETGSTVAIFGLGSIGLAVAEGARLCGATRIIGVDMNPNKFEIGKKFGVTDFISAGDSGSKSVSQVINEMTGGGADYCFECVGLASLVREAYSCCRKGWGKTIVLGVDKPGAQLSLSSFDVLHNGKILTGSLFGGLKAKSDIPVLLKRYMDKELQLDEFVTHEMKFEDINKAFDLLTEGKCLRCVIWMDQ; from the exons ATGGCTAGTGAGAAGCTACCCACTGCTGGAAATCCGATTCGATGCAAAG CGGCGGTCTGTCGTAAGCCGGGAGAGCCTCTGGTCTTGGAGGAGATAGTGGTAGCTCCACCATATCGTCACGAAGCTCGAATTCGGATTATTTGCACGTCTCTCTGTCAAAGCGATATTACATTCTGGAAACTGAAG GATTTTCCTGCTGTTTTCCCGAGAATTCTCGGCCACGAAGCTATTGG GGTTGTGGAAAGTGTAGGGGAGGACATAGATGAGGTAAAGGAGGGTGACACAGTCATTCCCACATTCATGTCAGATTGTGGAGATTGTACAGATTGCAGATCAAAGAAGAGCAACCTTTGTTCAAAACTGCCCTTCAAGGTCTCTCCTTGGATGCCAAGATATGAGTCGAGTAGATTCACAGACCTAAATGGAGAGGTTTTATACCATTTCCTCTTTGTGTCCAGCTTTAGTCAGTATACAGTGGTAGACGTTGCCCATCTTACAAAGATCGATCCTTCAATCCCACCAAACAGAGCATGCCTTCTCAGCTGCGGAGTATCAACTG GTGTTGGTGCTTCTTGGAGAACTGCAAATGTGGAGACTGGATCAACTGTTGCCATATTTGGGCTGGGATCGATTGGTTTAGCA GTTGCGGAGGGTGCAAGATTATGTGGTGCTACTAGAATTATAGGCGTTGATATGAAccccaacaagtttgaaattg GGAAAAAATTTGGAGTCACAGATTTCATCAGTGCTGGAGATTCTGGGAGCAAATCTGTGAGCCAG GTGATAAATGAGATGACTGGCGGAGGGGCCGACTACTGCTTCGAATGTGTTGGCTTGGCATCCTTGGTTCGTGAAGCATATTCTTGCTGCCGAAAG GGTTGGGGAAAGACAATCGTCCTAGGGGTGGACAAACCAGGAGCACAGCTGAGTCTTAGCTCTTTTGATGTCCTTCATAATGGGAAAATCCTCACAGGATCCTTGTTTGGAGGTCTCAAAGCTAAATCTGATATTCCAGTTCTACTAAAACGCTATATGGACAAG GAACTTCAATTGGATGAGTTTGTCACACATGAGATGAAGTTCGAAGACATCAACAAAGCTTTTGATTTGCTCACTGAAGGAAAGTGTCTCCGATGCGTGATTTGGATGGACCAATGA